A region from the Branchiostoma lanceolatum isolate klBraLanc5 chromosome 2, klBraLanc5.hap2, whole genome shotgun sequence genome encodes:
- the LOC136426787 gene encoding uncharacterized protein isoform X1, with translation MAIEVDKLEPDPKKLAVDGILLTAAVLQGLLSGATFLMAFCGCCTAKGRKRRHRPAVGVLTVGYPQQQLAIVPSPHPTPAHNDLPPSYDEVIRSIRGERRWSFIGAAARIAS, from the exons ATGGCCATAGAGGTAGACAAGCTTGAGCCTGAC CCCAAGAAGCTAGCCGTGGACGGCATACTGCTGACCGCAGCCGTGCTCCAGGGCCTTCTGTCGGGGGCCACTTTCCTGATGGCGTTCTGCGGCTGCTGCACGGCGAAGGGCAGGAAGAGG CGCCACAGGCCTGCAGTCGGCGTCTTGACCGTCGGATATCCGCAGCAACAGCTGGCGATTGTGCCAAGCCCTCACCCCACCCCGGCGCACAACG ATCTGCCTCCATCGTACGATGAGGTCATTAGATCTATCCGGGGAGAACGTCGCTGGTCATTCATCGGGGCCGCAGCAAGAATAGCGAGCTGA
- the LOC136426787 gene encoding uncharacterized protein isoform X2, whose product MAIEVDKLEPDPKKLAVDGILLTAAVLQGLLSGATFLMAFCGCCTAKGRKRRHRPAVGVLTVGYPQQQLAIVPSPHPTPAHNGTFT is encoded by the exons ATGGCCATAGAGGTAGACAAGCTTGAGCCTGAC CCCAAGAAGCTAGCCGTGGACGGCATACTGCTGACCGCAGCCGTGCTCCAGGGCCTTCTGTCGGGGGCCACTTTCCTGATGGCGTTCTGCGGCTGCTGCACGGCGAAGGGCAGGAAGAGG CGCCACAGGCCTGCAGTCGGCGTCTTGACCGTCGGATATCCGCAGCAACAGCTGGCGATTGTGCCAAGCCCTCACCCCACCCCGGCGCACAACGGTACATTTACTTAA